The Pseudomonadota bacterium DNA window AAACCCTGATGTTTACCTCGTAAAGACGACTGAGATTGTCATCAGTCAGCACCGATCGATCACCTTGAGCCAGAAAACGCTGGTCCTTGAGCAGAAAAAAATGGTCGCCGAAACGTAAGGCCAGGTTGAGATCATGCAGCGTAATGATGGTTACCAGGGAACGTTCCCGGGTCTCCCGCCGAATAATGTCCATCATCGCCAGCTGGTTTTTCAGATCGAGATTACTGGTGGCTTCATCCAGCAGCAGAATCTTCGGCTGCTGGACCAGAGCCCGAGCAATCGCGCATTTCTGCAATTCACCGCCGCTTAAACGCGAAAGTGGACGCAGGGCCAGAGGTTCCAGGGCCAATTCCCGCAGGACCATGAAAACCACCTCTCGATCGGCGGCGCCGACCCGCCAACCGAGATAGGGTTTGCGCCCGAGCAGCAGATAATCGATTACCGTCAATTCGGTCAGCGGTTGGCGCTGGGTTACCAGCGCCAACCGCCGGGCCAGAATTTCCACCGGTAAAGTATGTAGAATATTTTCCGACAGACGGACACAACCCCGGGCCGGTTTCAGACGCCCGGCCAGCAAACCGATCAAAGTCGTCTTGCCGACGCCGTTACCACCCAGCACGACATGCAGGCGGCCCGGGGTGAAAACGGCAGTAAGACCGCTCAGCACCGGCTGTTGCGGATAAGCGAAACTTAAATTATCCAATCTGATCATCGCCGCCCCTCAACCCCGGTCGCCGCCGAACAGCAGCAGCAGAAAAACCGGTGTTCCCAGAAAAGCGGTTACGACCCCGGCTGGCAGTGCTACCGGATCGAGCACTAGGGAACCGAACAGATCAGCCCCCAGCAAAACCAGGCTGCCCATCACCATGGACAGCGGCAGCAGCAGACTGTTGTCGGCTCCGACCAGACGCCGGCTCATGTGCGGCGCCACCAGACCGACAAAACCCAGAATCCCGAAAAAAGCGACAATCATCGCCGTGACCAGAGCGGCCGCCAGCATGCTGATAAGTCGCAGTCTGGTGACATTGACGCCGAGGCTGAAAGCCACCTCGTCGCCGGCCGCCAGGGCGTTGTAACTGAAACGACAACTAAAAAAATAAAGCGCCGCCGGAACAATAACTAACGCCAGGCGAATAAGCTCGGGCCATGAACCCCGACTCAGGTCGCCGAAGGTCCAGTGGACGATCATCGCCAAGCGGGTGTCGTCGGCAAAATACTGGAGAAAGGTAGTGCCCGCCAGGAACAGTGAACTTAACGCGACGCCGGCCAGGATGATAGTTTCCGGCCCCGCGCGCCTGAGGCGGCCCAGAAACACGATCACC harbors:
- a CDS encoding ABC transporter ATP-binding protein — its product is MIRLDNLSFAYPQQPVLSGLTAVFTPGRLHVVLGGNGVGKTTLIGLLAGRLKPARGCVRLSENILHTLPVEILARRLALVTQRQPLTELTVIDYLLLGRKPYLGWRVGAADREVVFMVLRELALEPLALRPLSRLSGGELQKCAIARALVQQPKILLLDEATSNLDLKNQLAMMDIIRRETRERSLVTIITLHDLNLALRFGDHFFLLKDQRFLAQGDRSVLTDDNLSRLYEVNIRVFKDVEGNLSVVV
- a CDS encoding iron ABC transporter permease; the encoded protein is MRWFYSLPPSRPTGVADVLAVAYQRYRRSRLRRLWLLLTLLPLLAALILFSGLVGDNPDLFWRQLQINDALPHLIVWQIRMPRLLGALLAGGGLGLAGLVLQVVLKNPLAAPTTLGIAQGAAFGAALAITLAGRAEEDLNTLTGFLVALGGHANLIAGSAFVFSLLTTLVIVFLGRLRRAGPETIILAGVALSSLFLAGTTFLQYFADDTRLAMIVHWTFGDLSRGSWPELIRLALVIVPAALYFFSCRFSYNALAAGDEVAFSLGVNVTRLRLISMLAAALVTAMIVAFFGILGFVGLVAPHMSRRLVGADNSLLLPLSMVMGSLVLLGADLFGSLVLDPVALPAGVVTAFLGTPVFLLLLFGGDRG